The following are encoded in a window of Bradyrhizobium sp. WBOS07 genomic DNA:
- a CDS encoding antibiotic biosynthesis monooxygenase, protein MYIAMNRFRVAKGSEAAFEQVWLSRDTHLDKVPGFVEFHLLRGPEAEDHTLYASHTVWANHAAFEAWTKSEAFRAAHARAGDTKPAYLGHPQFEGFEVIQTVGGAK, encoded by the coding sequence ATGTACATCGCCATGAACCGCTTCCGCGTCGCCAAGGGCTCCGAGGCCGCCTTCGAGCAGGTCTGGCTTTCGCGCGACACGCATCTGGACAAGGTGCCGGGCTTCGTCGAATTCCATCTCCTGCGCGGGCCGGAAGCCGAGGACCATACGCTCTACGCTTCGCACACGGTCTGGGCGAACCACGCGGCGTTCGAGGCCTGGACCAAGTCGGAGGCGTTCCGCGCCGCGCATGCGCGGGCCGGCGACACCAAGCCGGCCTACCTCGGTCATCCCCAGTTCGAGGGCTTCGAGGTGATACAGACGGTGGGCGGCGCGAAGTAA